The following proteins are encoded in a genomic region of Nocardioides sp. cx-173:
- a CDS encoding ThuA domain-containing protein translates to MSSFRSPATRIKASLKAGVAGLAAVAVIGTMTGGPASAAPAGAPADLPPDVPAVASGDLSAAAPAVVQTAPAPRAAAPARAAAAAPALPAPATYDVLVFSKTTGFRHGSIGAGVRAVQRLGAQYGFNVTATEDATQFTDANLAQYEAVVWLSTTSDVLDDTQQSAFERYIQAGGGYVGVHAASDTEYTWPWYGDLVGAYFQSHPAGTPTATVNVEDKTTASSCALPDEWVRTDEWYNFQSKDNPVVNGGGADYSPRGDVNVIATLDESTYAENDGNATDDDHPIAWYQEFDGGRSFYTGGGHTDASFSEPLFRNHLLGGIQYAADQAPDACTDLPPSDVSFDQITLAKGDDKIGEPMALSVLPDGRVLHNARDGRIFLTDLEGNTTELHDVPIYSHDEDGLQSIAVSPDFEQDGWVYLYYAPPLDTPAGDAPNDGTAATWATWSGYNRLSRVRMVDDDLDFGTEQELLRVEADRGICCHAGGAIDFDADGNLYLSTGDDSNPFASDGYSPLDERETRNPAYDAQRSAANTNDLRGKVIRIKPDPAAASYTVPAGNLFDEAADTNQKTRPEIYAMGFRNPFRMTVDKRTGYVYVGEYGPDAGSANPTRGPGGQVEFNQIRQAGNFGWPYCTGANTAAETYNDYDFATGTSGPKFNCAAPVNNSPHNTGLTDLPPAQPAWISYDGGNVTYGGRTTNEFGGGGEGPMAGPVYNYDPDLESDVKFPEYFDNHFFAGEWTRGWIRDVAMDAEGDVAGIDPFFDSSTLYAVMDMEFGPDGSLYVLDYGNGGYFTGNENSAIYKINAINEGARSPSATASATPTSGQAPLVVQFSSEGSSDPDEGDSIASYAWDFQNDGTVDSTQANPSFTYTANGVYDARLTVTDTTGRTGVATVVITVGNTEPTVEIVMPPDGAFFEFGDRVRVEVQVTDPEDGEIDCSRVEIDYVLGHDSHGHPLSGGTGCVLDLQTIRDEGHDPSANIFGVINASYTDEGGTGAQALTGEDEAVLQPKRKQAEHFTTQQGVATEATTDPLGGARNVSNIDAGDYVSYEPISLFQVPKLRFRVASAGAGGTIEARLDSPTGPLAGTVDVPVTGGWQSWRFVDMDIAASAQQGSHELFLVFTNANPAATGLFNLNFLDAAGKGVSLNSRPQVGAEAAPTSGTAPLTVDFTGSASDYDGDALTYAWDFGVPGDGDTATTLNAQYTYTQPGTYTARLTVTDAQGATATSTVQVRVLDSCGVQQSDEFDGTSLDGKWEVVREAGGYSVSDGSLRMPIASSSLYGPGGNVNDLILQQTPAGQWQVTAKVSAEVTENYHQAGLRLYSDDDHYASVHLISAGGSRDVEFIYEAAGQPRNEAEDKLGGVPAGFPSTYYVRLTSDGTDLRASYSTDGETFSPVGRPAPMSSFADPRVGPAAVSGAAATTPEASFDWIRFEPDGNGETVEPTDEFDGSELDSCRWNAIVREDPSRYEVSEGGLTITTTAGDLYQTSDPSATTNLILQSHNNASEDYVLETRLSGTYTDGYAQAGLIVYGDDDNYVKLDPISDTNAGRINRVELRSESNAAILNPQPEVAAPANVSSYRLRLTKTGDSYFGEVAFDGGDWQPVGTVTNPSADMDFGVFAIGVQQPGRTATFEYFRVTGSGAENGPPVADDDTATTPQDTRVDVPVLSGDTDPDGDDLTVTGATDPAHGTTAVNPDGTVAYTPDAGYTGTDTFDYTVSDGEGSDTGTVTVTVTEAAEPVADTRITAAPRGTIRARTATIRFAATGPGAGAATFQCSLDGSAWTPCTSPRTLRGLRDGRHTVRVRAVTAGGVDATPATATWTVDGTGPRIRAVGPTGSVRDRTPTVRAVVTDATSRVRAVELSVDGRRVRGVRFDRARDRMTWTPGRAMSVGRHTVRLVAIDAAGNRTVTRWSFRIRR, encoded by the coding sequence ATGAGCAGCTTCCGCTCACCCGCCACGCGCATCAAGGCGTCCCTCAAGGCGGGCGTCGCAGGCCTGGCGGCCGTGGCCGTCATCGGCACCATGACCGGCGGCCCGGCCTCGGCCGCCCCGGCCGGTGCGCCCGCCGACCTGCCCCCCGACGTGCCCGCTGTGGCGTCCGGCGACCTGTCCGCCGCGGCGCCCGCCGTGGTGCAGACCGCCCCCGCGCCGCGTGCCGCCGCTCCAGCGCGTGCCGCCGCTGCGGCCCCGGCACTGCCTGCGCCGGCGACGTACGACGTCCTGGTCTTCAGCAAGACCACCGGCTTCCGTCACGGCTCGATCGGCGCGGGGGTCCGCGCCGTCCAGCGTCTCGGAGCGCAGTACGGCTTCAACGTCACCGCGACGGAGGATGCCACCCAGTTCACCGACGCCAACCTGGCGCAGTACGAGGCCGTCGTCTGGCTCTCGACCACCAGCGACGTGCTCGACGACACCCAGCAGTCGGCGTTCGAGAGGTACATCCAGGCCGGCGGCGGCTACGTCGGCGTGCACGCGGCCTCCGACACCGAGTACACCTGGCCCTGGTACGGCGACCTGGTGGGCGCCTACTTCCAGAGCCACCCGGCCGGCACCCCGACCGCGACGGTCAACGTCGAGGACAAGACGACCGCCTCGTCCTGCGCGCTGCCGGACGAGTGGGTCCGCACCGACGAGTGGTACAACTTCCAGTCCAAGGACAACCCGGTCGTCAACGGCGGCGGCGCCGACTACAGCCCGCGCGGCGACGTCAACGTGATCGCCACGCTCGACGAGTCGACCTACGCCGAGAACGACGGCAACGCCACCGACGACGACCACCCGATCGCCTGGTACCAGGAGTTCGACGGCGGCCGCAGCTTCTACACCGGCGGCGGCCACACCGATGCCTCGTTCAGCGAGCCGCTGTTCCGCAACCACCTGCTCGGCGGCATCCAGTACGCCGCCGACCAGGCCCCGGACGCCTGCACCGACCTGCCGCCGAGCGACGTGTCGTTCGACCAGATCACGCTGGCCAAGGGCGACGACAAGATCGGCGAGCCGATGGCGCTGTCGGTGCTGCCCGACGGCCGGGTGCTCCACAACGCCCGCGACGGCCGGATCTTCCTGACCGACCTCGAGGGCAACACCACCGAGCTCCACGACGTGCCGATCTACAGCCACGACGAGGATGGGCTGCAGAGCATCGCGGTCAGCCCGGACTTCGAGCAGGACGGCTGGGTGTACCTCTACTACGCCCCGCCGCTCGACACTCCCGCCGGTGACGCCCCCAACGACGGGACCGCCGCGACCTGGGCGACCTGGAGCGGCTACAACCGTCTCTCGCGCGTGAGGATGGTCGACGACGACCTCGACTTCGGCACCGAGCAGGAGCTCCTGCGCGTCGAGGCGGACCGCGGCATCTGCTGCCACGCCGGCGGCGCCATCGACTTCGACGCCGACGGCAACCTCTACCTCTCCACGGGTGACGACTCCAACCCGTTCGCCTCGGACGGCTACAGCCCGCTCGACGAGCGCGAGACGCGCAACCCGGCCTACGACGCCCAGCGCAGCGCGGCCAACACCAACGACCTGCGCGGCAAGGTCATCCGGATCAAGCCGGACCCGGCCGCGGCGTCGTACACGGTCCCGGCGGGCAACCTCTTCGACGAGGCTGCCGACACGAACCAGAAGACCCGTCCCGAGATCTACGCGATGGGCTTTCGCAACCCGTTCCGCATGACGGTCGACAAGCGCACCGGTTACGTCTACGTCGGCGAGTACGGCCCCGACGCCGGCTCCGCCAACCCCACGCGTGGCCCGGGAGGGCAGGTCGAGTTCAACCAGATCCGCCAGGCCGGCAACTTCGGCTGGCCCTACTGCACCGGCGCCAACACCGCCGCCGAGACCTACAACGACTACGACTTCGCGACCGGCACCTCCGGCCCGAAGTTCAACTGCGCGGCCCCGGTCAACAACAGCCCGCACAACACCGGGCTGACCGACCTGCCGCCGGCCCAGCCGGCGTGGATCTCCTACGACGGTGGCAACGTCACCTACGGCGGCCGCACCACCAACGAGTTCGGTGGCGGCGGCGAGGGCCCCATGGCGGGGCCGGTCTACAACTACGACCCCGACCTCGAGTCGGACGTGAAGTTCCCCGAGTACTTCGACAACCACTTCTTCGCGGGCGAGTGGACCCGAGGCTGGATCCGCGACGTCGCGATGGACGCCGAGGGCGACGTGGCGGGCATCGACCCGTTCTTCGACTCCTCGACGCTCTACGCGGTCATGGACATGGAGTTCGGACCCGACGGCTCGCTCTACGTCCTCGACTACGGCAACGGTGGCTACTTCACCGGCAACGAGAACTCCGCGATCTACAAGATCAACGCGATCAACGAGGGCGCCCGCTCGCCGAGCGCCACCGCCAGCGCGACTCCCACCTCCGGCCAGGCGCCGCTGGTGGTGCAGTTCTCGAGCGAGGGCTCGAGCGACCCCGACGAGGGTGACTCGATCGCCTCCTACGCCTGGGACTTCCAGAACGACGGCACCGTGGACTCCACGCAGGCCAACCCGTCGTTCACCTACACCGCCAACGGCGTCTACGACGCGCGCCTCACGGTCACCGACACCACCGGGCGCACCGGCGTGGCCACCGTGGTGATCACGGTCGGCAACACCGAGCCCACGGTCGAGATCGTGATGCCGCCCGACGGCGCGTTCTTCGAGTTCGGCGACCGGGTCCGCGTCGAGGTCCAGGTCACCGACCCCGAGGACGGCGAGATCGACTGCAGCAGGGTCGAGATCGACTACGTGCTGGGCCACGACTCCCATGGACACCCGCTGAGCGGCGGGACCGGCTGTGTGCTGGATCTCCAGACGATCCGCGACGAGGGCCACGACCCGTCGGCCAACATCTTCGGTGTCATCAACGCCAGCTACACCGACGAGGGTGGCACGGGCGCCCAGGCGCTGACCGGCGAGGACGAGGCGGTCCTGCAGCCCAAGCGCAAGCAGGCCGAGCACTTCACGACCCAGCAGGGAGTGGCCACCGAGGCCACGACCGACCCGCTGGGCGGTGCCCGCAACGTGTCCAACATCGACGCCGGTGACTACGTCTCCTACGAGCCCATCAGCCTGTTCCAGGTGCCCAAGCTGCGCTTCCGCGTCGCCTCGGCCGGAGCCGGCGGCACCATCGAGGCCCGTCTGGACAGCCCGACCGGCCCCCTGGCCGGCACCGTCGACGTGCCGGTCACCGGAGGCTGGCAGAGCTGGCGGTTCGTCGACATGGACATCGCCGCGTCGGCGCAGCAGGGCTCGCACGAGCTCTTCCTGGTGTTCACGAACGCCAACCCCGCTGCCACCGGCCTGTTCAACCTGAACTTCCTCGACGCCGCCGGCAAGGGGGTGTCGCTCAACTCCAGGCCTCAGGTCGGAGCGGAGGCCGCCCCCACCTCGGGCACGGCGCCGCTGACGGTCGACTTCACCGGCTCGGCGTCCGACTACGACGGCGACGCGCTCACCTACGCGTGGGACTTCGGCGTCCCGGGTGACGGGGACACGGCCACCACGCTGAACGCCCAGTACACCTACACCCAGCCGGGCACCTACACCGCGCGTCTCACCGTTACCGACGCGCAGGGGGCCACCGCAACCTCGACGGTCCAGGTCCGGGTCCTCGACAGCTGTGGCGTCCAGCAGTCCGACGAGTTCGACGGCACGTCGCTCGACGGGAAGTGGGAGGTCGTCCGGGAGGCAGGCGGCTACAGCGTCTCCGACGGCAGCCTCAGGATGCCGATCGCGAGCTCGAGCCTCTACGGGCCGGGAGGCAACGTCAACGACCTGATCCTGCAGCAGACCCCCGCGGGTCAGTGGCAGGTGACGGCCAAGGTGAGCGCCGAGGTCACCGAGAACTACCACCAGGCAGGTCTGCGGCTCTACTCCGACGACGACCACTACGCCTCGGTGCACCTGATCTCGGCCGGCGGCAGTCGTGACGTGGAGTTCATCTACGAGGCTGCGGGCCAGCCGCGTAACGAGGCGGAGGACAAGCTCGGCGGCGTCCCGGCAGGGTTCCCCTCGACCTACTACGTGCGGCTGACCTCCGACGGCACCGACCTGAGGGCGTCGTACTCGACCGACGGCGAGACCTTCTCGCCGGTCGGCCGGCCGGCACCGATGTCCAGCTTCGCCGATCCCCGGGTCGGTCCGGCCGCGGTGTCGGGAGCTGCGGCCACGACGCCCGAGGCGTCGTTCGACTGGATCCGCTTCGAGCCGGACGGCAACGGGGAGACGGTCGAGCCGACCGACGAGTTCGACGGCAGCGAGCTGGACTCGTGCCGGTGGAACGCCATCGTGCGGGAGGACCCGAGCCGCTACGAGGTCAGCGAAGGAGGGCTGACGATCACGACCACGGCCGGTGACCTCTACCAGACCTCCGACCCGTCGGCGACGACCAACCTGATCCTGCAGTCGCACAACAACGCCTCCGAGGACTACGTCCTCGAGACGCGACTGTCGGGCACCTACACCGACGGCTACGCGCAGGCCGGGCTGATCGTCTACGGCGACGACGACAACTACGTCAAGCTGGACCCGATCTCCGACACCAACGCGGGTCGCATCAACCGGGTGGAGCTCCGCTCGGAGTCCAACGCGGCGATCCTCAACCCACAGCCCGAGGTCGCCGCCCCGGCCAACGTCTCGTCGTACCGGCTGCGGCTGACCAAGACCGGCGACAGCTACTTCGGGGAGGTGGCCTTCGACGGCGGTGACTGGCAGCCGGTCGGCACCGTCACGAACCCGTCCGCCGACATGGACTTCGGGGTCTTCGCCATCGGCGTCCAGCAACCCGGCCGGACGGCGACGTTCGAGTACTTCCGGGTCACCGGGAGCGGCGCCGAGAACGGGCCCCCCGTCGCCGACGACGACACCGCCACCACGCCGCAGGACACGCGCGTCGACGTGCCCGTCCTGAGCGGGGACACCGACCCGGACGGCGATGACCTGACCGTCACGGGGGCCACCGACCCGGCGCACGGCACCACGGCGGTCAACCCCGACGGCACGGTGGCCTACACGCCGGACGCCGGTTACACCGGCACGGACACCTTCGACTACACCGTCTCCGACGGAGAGGGCTCCGACACCGGCACGGTGACGGTCACGGTGACCGAGGCCGCGGAGCCCGTGGCCGACACCCGGATCACGGCGGCGCCCCGCGGCACCATCCGGGCGCGGACGGCGACCATCCGGTTCGCCGCCACCGGGCCCGGCGCCGGCGCGGCGACGTTCCAGTGCTCTCTCGACGGCTCGGCGTGGACCCCGTGCACGTCCCCGAGGACCCTGCGGGGGCTCAGGGACGGCCGGCACACCGTCCGGGTCCGGGCGGTGACCGCGGGTGGCGTCGACGCCACGCCGGCCACGGCGACCTGGACCGTCGACGGCACGGGACCACGCATCCGCGCGGTGGGCCCGACCGGCAGCGTCCGTGACCGGACGCCCACGGTGCGGGCCGTCGTCACCGACGCCACGTCGAGGGTGCGTGCCGTGGAGCTGTCTGTCGACGGCAGGCGGGTCCGGGGTGTGCGGTTCGACCGCGCGCGTGACCGGATGACCTGGACGCCCGGCAGAGCCATGTCGGTCGGTCGCCACACCGTGCGCCTGGTGGCGATCGACGCCGCCGGCAACCGGACGGTCACCAGGTGGAGCTTCCGCATCCGCCGCTGA
- a CDS encoding ROK family transcriptional regulator, which translates to MTQTLPAASAEAATPMPTAAPPGGGDLLNLMLDGQPRTRADLIELTGLARSTVAGRIEGLLSVGLLQPSGQSRSTGGRPPTRFAFNPRAKLVLAADFGVTHGRAALTDLTATVLAEEVSDLDIAAGPEATLGWLVDVADRLLAQVGRRRSDLAGVGIGLPGPVEHQTGRPVKPPIMPGWDDFDVAAWVTERMGVPVLVDNDVNLMALGEHSVVYPQVEHLVFVKISTGIGAGIISGRRLHRGAQGSAGDLGHVQSPRGGDALCSCGNRGCLEAIASARTIAQELDPDHLGGADASRLVLERLSHGDRDAVAAIRRAGRDIGEVLASCVSLMNPSVIVLGGALGGGAPSLLAGVREAIYARSLPLATGELIVVPAQTGEHAGVIGAATMAVQQYLAPQSVDAMLANPPAHAVVL; encoded by the coding sequence ATGACGCAGACCCTCCCCGCCGCGAGCGCGGAGGCCGCGACCCCGATGCCGACGGCGGCACCGCCCGGCGGCGGCGACCTGCTCAACCTGATGCTCGACGGGCAGCCGCGCACCCGCGCCGACCTCATCGAGCTCACCGGCCTGGCGCGGTCCACCGTCGCCGGCCGCATCGAGGGCCTGCTCTCGGTGGGCCTGCTCCAGCCCTCGGGTCAGAGCCGTTCCACCGGTGGCCGGCCGCCCACGCGCTTCGCGTTCAACCCCCGCGCCAAGCTGGTGCTGGCCGCCGACTTCGGGGTCACCCATGGCCGGGCCGCGCTCACCGACCTCACCGCCACCGTGCTCGCCGAGGAGGTGAGCGACCTCGACATCGCCGCCGGGCCCGAGGCGACCCTCGGCTGGCTCGTCGACGTGGCCGACCGGCTCCTCGCCCAGGTGGGGCGGCGCCGTAGCGACCTCGCCGGCGTCGGCATCGGGCTGCCGGGCCCGGTCGAGCACCAGACCGGTCGCCCGGTGAAGCCGCCGATCATGCCCGGCTGGGACGACTTCGACGTCGCCGCATGGGTCACCGAGCGCATGGGCGTCCCGGTCCTCGTCGACAACGACGTCAACCTGATGGCTCTCGGCGAGCACTCCGTGGTCTACCCGCAGGTCGAGCACCTCGTGTTCGTCAAGATCTCCACCGGCATCGGCGCGGGCATCATCAGTGGCCGGCGCCTGCATCGCGGCGCCCAGGGCTCCGCGGGCGACCTCGGGCACGTGCAGAGCCCCCGCGGTGGCGACGCCCTGTGCAGCTGCGGCAACCGCGGCTGCCTGGAGGCCATCGCCAGCGCACGCACCATCGCCCAGGAGCTCGACCCCGACCACCTCGGCGGCGCCGACGCCTCCCGGCTCGTCCTGGAGCGCCTCTCCCACGGGGACCGCGACGCCGTCGCCGCCATCCGACGCGCCGGCCGCGACATCGGCGAGGTGCTCGCCTCCTGCGTCAGCCTGATGAACCCCTCGGTCATCGTCCTCGGCGGCGCGCTGGGCGGCGGCGCCCCCAGCCTCCTGGCCGGCGTGCGCGAGGCCATCTACGCCCGCTCGCTGCCGCTCGCCACCGGAGAGCTCATCGTCGTCCCCGCGCAGACCGGCGAGCACGCCGGCGTCATCGGCGCGGCCACCATGGCCGTGCAGCAGTACCTGGCGCCGCAGTCGGTGGACGCGATGCTGGCGAACCCGCCGGCGCACGCGGTCGTGCTGTAG
- a CDS encoding MMPL family transporter, with the protein MLSRLGGGLARRRHWVLAAWVLATAAGAVLGGSVYDRTDTLESSRPGLESTQVHERIDELDPQGESVVAVIAGREFFATDLVSQASRIMFEIREIDGVSEVTDAYTSGGVIGDDGQSSLVVVELERGLSEDEALSVAGEVAEALRAIDAPQVLVGGELLAGQAFAEQAIADTVRGELIALGFLAVALLLVLGGLRAAAVPLAAALAVIATTLLALSALAGLVPVSEYAVNVVTLLGIGLAVDYSLLMVFRFREERAADRKAPLDVLLSRTTAAAGRAVLVSGLAVATAMLGLYVFADPLLSAMALGGVLVVVLATVAGLTLVPALIAVAHRQIPARGARTWVWRRPARPRGGAGVLAGLAGFAQRRPVLVALAGVGTLLVLAAPVLQLQLANSDASALPPGSEERRTAEVIEADFDEARQPLSVLVEGDPEVAQVQRLLEDLEDLPGADEVFVRDDLDGVTWLEVVPEGRQTDPEAQELVRDVRALGGLPLLVGGPAAELVDAKHATVDRLPLALALVLLATFVLLLVLTGSVVVPLKALLLNLLTLAATGGVLVAIFQWGWGSGLLGFEPWGAIDLTTPLLLSLFVFGLSMDYEVFLLSRIKEEWDRRRDDTHAANDRAVLAGITATGPVVSAAAVCIGIVFLGFAFGELVAVKEIGVGMTVAVLLDVTVVRGLLLPASMSLLGRRNWWRPFVPLAAPAPAAGRSRKVSTEH; encoded by the coding sequence GTGCTGTCGCGACTGGGTGGCGGGCTCGCCCGGCGGCGCCACTGGGTGCTCGCCGCATGGGTGCTCGCCACGGCGGCCGGAGCGGTCCTGGGTGGATCGGTCTACGACCGGACCGACACCCTGGAGAGCAGTCGCCCGGGACTGGAGTCGACGCAGGTGCACGAGCGCATCGACGAGCTCGATCCCCAGGGGGAGTCTGTCGTGGCCGTCATCGCCGGGAGGGAGTTCTTCGCGACCGATCTGGTCAGCCAGGCCAGCCGCATCATGTTCGAGATCCGGGAGATCGACGGCGTCTCGGAGGTGACCGACGCCTACACCTCGGGCGGCGTCATCGGTGACGACGGCCAGAGCTCGCTCGTGGTCGTCGAGCTGGAGCGCGGGCTGAGCGAGGACGAGGCCCTGTCCGTCGCCGGCGAGGTGGCCGAGGCGTTGCGTGCCATCGACGCACCTCAGGTGCTCGTCGGCGGTGAGCTGCTGGCCGGGCAGGCCTTCGCCGAGCAGGCCATCGCCGACACCGTCCGCGGCGAGCTGATCGCCCTCGGCTTCCTCGCGGTGGCCCTCCTGCTCGTCCTCGGCGGGCTGCGCGCCGCCGCCGTCCCGTTGGCCGCGGCCCTCGCCGTCATCGCGACCACGCTCCTGGCCCTGAGCGCGTTGGCGGGCCTCGTTCCCGTCAGCGAGTACGCCGTCAACGTCGTCACGCTGCTCGGCATCGGGCTCGCCGTCGACTACAGCCTGCTCATGGTCTTCCGGTTCCGCGAGGAGCGGGCTGCCGACCGCAAGGCTCCGCTCGACGTGCTGCTCAGCCGGACGACGGCGGCCGCCGGCCGCGCCGTGCTCGTCTCGGGGCTCGCGGTCGCCACGGCGATGCTCGGCCTCTACGTCTTCGCCGACCCACTGCTGTCGGCCATGGCCCTGGGCGGCGTCCTCGTGGTGGTGCTGGCCACGGTGGCCGGGCTGACGCTGGTGCCCGCCCTGATCGCGGTCGCCCACCGCCAGATCCCCGCTCGCGGCGCGCGCACGTGGGTCTGGCGTCGTCCTGCTCGCCCCCGGGGAGGCGCGGGCGTCCTCGCCGGGCTGGCCGGCTTCGCCCAGCGTCGCCCGGTCCTGGTCGCGCTGGCGGGGGTCGGGACCCTGCTGGTGCTCGCGGCCCCGGTGCTGCAGCTGCAGCTGGCCAACTCCGACGCGTCGGCGCTGCCTCCCGGCAGCGAGGAGCGGCGGACCGCCGAGGTGATCGAGGCGGACTTCGACGAGGCCCGGCAGCCGCTCTCGGTCCTCGTCGAGGGCGACCCCGAGGTGGCGCAGGTGCAGCGACTCCTCGAGGACCTCGAGGACCTGCCCGGCGCCGACGAGGTCTTCGTGCGCGACGACCTCGACGGCGTCACCTGGCTCGAGGTGGTGCCGGAGGGGCGTCAGACCGATCCCGAGGCCCAGGAGCTGGTGCGCGACGTCCGGGCTCTCGGCGGGCTGCCGCTGCTGGTGGGTGGGCCGGCCGCCGAGCTGGTCGACGCCAAGCACGCCACCGTGGACCGGCTGCCGCTCGCGCTGGCCCTCGTGCTGCTCGCGACGTTCGTGCTGCTGCTGGTCCTCACCGGGTCCGTCGTCGTCCCGCTCAAGGCCCTCTTGCTCAACCTGCTGACGCTGGCGGCCACCGGCGGGGTGCTCGTGGCGATCTTCCAGTGGGGATGGGGCTCCGGGCTCCTCGGCTTCGAGCCCTGGGGCGCCATCGACCTGACCACGCCCCTGCTGCTCTCCCTGTTCGTCTTCGGCCTCTCCATGGACTACGAGGTCTTCCTGCTCTCGCGCATCAAGGAGGAGTGGGACCGGCGGCGCGACGACACGCACGCGGCCAACGACCGCGCCGTCCTCGCAGGGATCACCGCCACCGGCCCGGTCGTCTCGGCCGCCGCGGTCTGTATCGGGATCGTCTTCCTCGGCTTCGCGTTCGGCGAGCTGGTGGCGGTCAAGGAGATCGGCGTCGGGATGACGGTCGCCGTCCTGCTCGACGTCACCGTGGTCCGGGGGCTGCTGCTGCCTGCGTCGATGAGCCTGCTGGGCCGTCGCAACTGGTGGCGGCCGTTCGTCCCGCTCGCCGCTCCGGCACCCGCGGCCGGGCGAAGTCGAAAAGTTTCAACTGAGCACTAG